Proteins encoded by one window of Thunnus thynnus chromosome 3, fThuThy2.1, whole genome shotgun sequence:
- the LOC137179578 gene encoding small integral membrane protein 26-like — MAFKDLAKWNTRVSAVYAVGIWTMIGSYAYYSYTGRYEDKSEKKEEVVQEPEDPNQVVHQTAHTKTVIIYKKDFVPYTTRIQNFIKSFSSGPETGGSEK; from the exons ATGGCGTTCAAAGATCTGGCGAAGTGGAACACAAGAGTGTCTGCAGTCTACGCTGTCGGCATCTGGACCATGATCGGCTCATATGCGTACTACAGTTACACAGGTCGTTATGAGGACAAGTCAG agaaaaaagaggaagtggTGCAAGAGCCGGAGGATCCAAATCAAGTCGTCCACCAGACTGCTCACACCAAAACTGTCATCATCTACAAGAAAGACTTTGTCCCGTACACTACAAGGATCCAGAATTTCATCAAATCCTTCAGCAGTGGACCTGAAACTGGAGGCAGTGAAAAATAG
- the dtd1 gene encoding D-aminoacyl-tRNA deacylase 1 produces MRAIIQRVNRASVTVGEEQISSIGRGLCVLLGISMEDTQRDADYIVRKILNLRLFEDENGRAWSKSVMDREFEVLCVSQFTLQCILKGNKPDFHAAMPAELAQPFYNSILENMRSAYKPELIKDGEFGAYMQVQIQNDGPVTIELSSPTGPTDPKQLSKQEKQQQRKEKTRSKGPSESGREKGTLRSRQDPNASSGAEGDVSSEREP; encoded by the exons ATGAGGGCTATCATTCAGAGGGTGAACAGGGCGTCTGTGACAG TGGGAGAAGAGCAGATCAGTTCAATAGGACGAGGACTGTGTGTGCTGCTGGGTATATCTATGGAGGACACCCAGAGGGATGCTGActacat AGTACGCAAGATCCTGAACCTGAGGCTGTTCGAAGACGAGAACGGACGAGCATGGAGCAAAAGTGTCATGGACCGGGAATTTGAGGTGCTGTGTGTGAGCCAGTTCACCCTGCAGTGCATACTGAAGGGCAACAAGCCAGACTTTCACGCAGCCATGCCTGCGGAGTTGGCCCAGCCTTTCTATAACAGCATCCTGGAGAACATGAGGAGTGCCTACAAGCCTGAGCTCATTAAAG ATGGGGAGTTTGGAGCCTACATGCAGGTCCAGATTCAAAACGACGGACCTGTTACCATTGAACTGTCATCACCTACAGGTCCCACAGACCCCAAACAG CTGTCAAAgcaggagaagcagcagcagaggaaggagaagacTCGCTCCAAGGGCCCCTCGGAGTCGGGCAGGGAGAAAGGCACCCTACGTTCCCGACAGGACCCCAACGCTAGCAGTGGGGCAGAGGGTGATGTGTCTTCAGAAAGGGAGCCCTAG